In Melioribacteraceae bacterium 4301-Me, a genomic segment contains:
- the pyrE gene encoding orotate phosphoribosyltransferase, translating to MDNNYILNIFLKTNALLNGHFLLTSGRHSNQYFQCALVLQYPHYNEIICKLIADFFKKYEVDTVISPAIGGICVGQEVARQLNKRFIFAERENNKMTLRRGFQIFPNEKILICEDVVTTGGSVFEVMDIIKENKAITVGIGMIVDRSNNKVKFGVPQFSTLQLDVVSYLPDECPLCKSNIPLVKPGSRGQK from the coding sequence ATGGACAATAATTATATCCTTAATATTTTTCTAAAAACAAATGCCCTATTAAATGGGCATTTTTTGTTAACCTCGGGCAGACATAGCAATCAGTATTTTCAATGTGCGCTTGTTTTGCAATACCCCCATTACAACGAAATCATCTGTAAATTAATTGCTGATTTTTTTAAAAAATACGAAGTTGATACAGTTATTTCACCAGCAATTGGCGGAATTTGTGTGGGACAAGAAGTTGCACGACAGTTAAATAAGAGATTCATTTTCGCTGAAAGAGAAAACAACAAAATGACTTTAAGAAGGGGATTCCAGATATTTCCAAACGAAAAAATTCTTATTTGCGAAGATGTTGTTACTACAGGAGGTTCTGTGTTCGAGGTTATGGATATTATCAAAGAAAACAAGGCAATAACAGTAGGTATTGGCATGATAGTAGACCGAAGTAATAATAAGGTTAAATTTGGCGTGCCGCAATTTAGCACATTACAATTGGATGTAGTTTCTTATCTGCCTGATGAATGTCCTTTATGCAAAAGTAACATTCCACTTGTAAAACCAGGCTCTAGAGGACAAAAATAA
- a CDS encoding 4Fe-4S dicluster domain-containing protein codes for MELEEKIFNAGVVGAGGAGFPTHIKAKSKVEYVCVNGAECEPLIHKDYELMIHFAPEIIKGVNLMLEKVNAKKAYFGIKAKNTEAIESIEKNYTNGKIETTLLGDFYPSGDEYELVYAATKRLIPPHGLPLDVGCVVNNVETFYNISKADEGLPVTEKFICVAGAVNNPSTFFVPIGTSIQEVLDFAGGASVKNFGIFVSGILMGKLTFDLSEVITKTTAGIIVLPSDHYLIQRMQRPIHDMNRIGKSACDQCSYCTEFCPRYLLGYDVQPHKVMRSLVFTTSGEAVWNQYADLCCSCGLCTLYACPEDLYPREACNQGKEYMRKANIKYEQPKPVKVHPMKEGRRVPLKMLMKKLNILQYDKHTPFRKDRPEPNSVKILTKQHTGSPCNPIVKKGDLVNKGDLIAEVENGKLGAKIHASISGTISHVNDEFIIIDKEISKK; via the coding sequence ATGGAATTAGAAGAAAAAATATTTAACGCTGGAGTTGTTGGTGCCGGTGGTGCAGGTTTTCCTACTCACATAAAAGCAAAAAGTAAGGTAGAATATGTATGTGTAAATGGTGCTGAATGCGAACCACTTATTCATAAAGATTATGAGTTAATGATACATTTTGCACCAGAAATTATAAAAGGCGTTAACTTAATGCTTGAGAAAGTTAATGCTAAGAAAGCCTACTTTGGCATAAAAGCAAAAAATACTGAAGCTATCGAGTCAATAGAAAAAAATTACACTAACGGAAAAATTGAAACTACGTTATTGGGTGATTTTTATCCTTCGGGTGATGAATACGAACTGGTTTATGCTGCAACGAAAAGATTAATCCCTCCGCATGGACTTCCACTAGATGTTGGCTGTGTTGTTAATAATGTAGAGACATTTTATAACATTTCTAAAGCTGATGAAGGATTGCCTGTTACCGAAAAATTTATATGCGTAGCCGGTGCTGTTAACAATCCTTCGACTTTCTTTGTGCCAATTGGCACTTCAATACAAGAGGTTCTTGATTTTGCGGGTGGAGCAAGTGTTAAAAATTTTGGCATCTTTGTCAGCGGTATTTTAATGGGTAAACTAACGTTCGACTTATCTGAAGTGATTACAAAAACTACAGCTGGTATAATTGTTCTGCCCTCAGACCATTATCTCATTCAAAGAATGCAACGACCTATCCACGATATGAACAGAATAGGAAAATCGGCGTGTGACCAATGTAGTTATTGCACTGAGTTTTGCCCCAGATATTTATTAGGTTATGATGTTCAACCTCATAAAGTGATGCGCTCGCTTGTTTTTACAACTTCTGGTGAAGCAGTTTGGAATCAATATGCTGACCTCTGCTGTTCATGCGGCTTATGCACACTTTATGCTTGTCCAGAAGATTTATACCCTCGCGAGGCTTGCAATCAAGGAAAAGAATATATGAGAAAAGCTAATATCAAGTATGAACAGCCTAAGCCTGTTAAGGTACATCCTATGAAAGAAGGTAGACGAGTACCGTTAAAAATGCTGATGAAAAAACTAAATATTTTACAATATGATAAACATACGCCATTTAGAAAAGATAGACCTGAACCAAATAGCGTAAAAATATTAACTAAACAGCATACAGGTTCTCCATGCAATCCAATAGTTAAAAAGGGGGATCTTGTTAATAAGGGCGATTTAATAGCTGAAGTTGAAAATGGTAAATTAGGTGCAAAAATTCATGCTTCAATTTCCGGCACAATCTCACATGTTAATGATGAGTTTATTATTATTGATAAAGAGATTTCTAAAAAATAA
- a CDS encoding BMC domain-containing protein: protein MEMNSLGLIELTSIAAGMQACDIMLKTSQVELILSRTICSGKYMVLIGGDVAEVQSAVDNAVNQIDFAVIDTFVIPNVHKDIFPALSGHSNINLLEALGIIESFSVASLIEGADAAVKAANVKIIEIRLAMALGGKAFCTLTGEVAAVSSAVEAGAKVIADRGLLVNKIVIPQPRPELLSEMI from the coding sequence ATGGAAATGAATTCATTAGGTCTAATTGAATTGACTAGTATTGCAGCAGGCATGCAAGCTTGTGATATTATGCTAAAAACCTCACAAGTCGAACTTATATTATCAAGAACAATTTGTTCAGGCAAATACATGGTCTTAATTGGAGGAGATGTAGCAGAAGTTCAGTCTGCTGTAGATAATGCCGTCAATCAAATAGATTTTGCCGTTATAGATACTTTTGTAATTCCTAATGTACATAAGGATATTTTTCCAGCTTTATCTGGTCATTCTAATATTAACTTACTTGAGGCACTTGGAATTATTGAGTCATTTTCAGTTGCTTCTTTAATTGAGGGCGCTGACGCTGCAGTCAAAGCAGCAAATGTTAAAATTATAGAAATTCGATTGGCAATGGCCTTAGGCGGAAAAGCATTTTGTACTTTGACTGGAGAAGTTGCCGCTGTTAGCAGCGCAGTAGAAGCTGGAGCTAAAGTAATTGCTGATAGAGGTCTTTTAGTAAATAAAATTGTTATTCCTCAACCTCGCCCTGAATTATTAAGTGAAATGATTTAA
- a CDS encoding AAA family ATPase produces the protein MELTREELNIKLDEAYNHLMNGRYRIALNIAEEIIQYMPQNDDAVICYAWALLENGYPAKAMEYANLAVDLKSNSLRSRFFRAYILTRLSIYEGALSDIDKTIEEQKSYLAQTYVTKARALAGLKKFEDASKALELGIIIDNGKNENLTYTKEFLRKIIKLFRTRIKLSSSVISELIKDCEDAIEKKEYWFSLHVSRKLLEEERLGREKIAVELIELKSMFYLFQYKPALKKAMELKKDLSDNPQFNYIYNRLLVLTSDSHEYDNAELELKRTGEYETLTAHTESYTHEKELFKTDSIVYPNKFIDVFSLKVFNADIEKISSEREYVLQFDNKIRTIGAEIIFNNPFFDISDKNFPCAAVWYLNDFEIYRNEFRLNVKKDWESVIFAQYCGDEEKKIWKVGQGKVEVYVNNFKVCEKWFGIGHSIIYEPSYKEHEANKEIISKKEEFSNQNQKQIPVKSLNELLNELDEYVGLNSIKRAIRDMISLLEFQKERRKHGLKSDEKIIVNAVFTGNPGTGKTTIARLIGQILFAMGILPKGQVIEVDRAALVGQYIGETAQKTEKVISDAMGGVLFIDEAYTLVKKGGSTQDFGQEAIDILLKRMEDHKGDFAVIVAGYPEEMNDFLNSNPGLKSRFNYTFHFEDYTPDELVTIFKKLLIREDYKITKEAEDEIKKEFISLYRNRDKSFGNARLTLKLFEECKINLSKRCLALNSSERTKEVLTTFTLDDVKNSLKKEKAKEVRLPINEEALEEALTELHKMVGLKSIKKEIEDVVKLARYYLDEGEDVKEKFNSHILFLGNPGTGKTTVARIFSKIYSALGILSKGHLIETDRSGLVAGYVGQTAEKTSALIDKALGGTLFIDEAYSLIKQESSEGDFGKEAIDILLKRMEDDRGKFLVIAAGYTDEMEKFVNSNPGIKSRFNKSFIFDDYNPDELMEIVDRYLEKEKKKITNDAKNELYKYFNEIYRTRDKKFGNARIVRNIFETLKNKMFLRIADLPKDKRTEEIISTITLDDIKDSISFKEQAKEYEVKGDPLKLQEYIDELDKLIGLENVKQGIYKLISGLKVTQLRKERGLQIIEKNLNCVFMGNPGTGKTTVARLMSKIFKELGLLEKGHLIEVDRSNLVAGYQGQTAIKTDQVIKQALGGTLFIDEAYTLARGINDYGLEAIDTLLKRIEDYNGQLAVIIAGYTDEMKFFIESNPGLKSRFPNLFLFEDYTPRQLLCITADIAETNGYKLDEGALQAFMDIFNELYLYRDRTFGNARTARNLFYQAVSNQEERISKLKNYSDEDLITITLSDVQSIDIKAHI, from the coding sequence GTGGAATTAACCAGAGAAGAATTAAATATTAAATTAGATGAGGCTTATAACCATTTAATGAATGGCAGGTATAGAATAGCCTTAAATATTGCAGAGGAAATTATCCAATATATGCCTCAAAACGATGATGCAGTAATTTGTTACGCTTGGGCGCTTTTAGAGAATGGCTATCCAGCAAAAGCAATGGAATATGCAAATTTAGCTGTAGATTTAAAATCTAACAGTCTACGTTCCCGTTTTTTTAGAGCATACATTTTAACACGACTTTCAATTTACGAAGGTGCTTTATCAGACATAGACAAAACAATAGAAGAACAAAAAAGTTACTTAGCACAAACTTACGTAACCAAAGCAAGAGCTTTAGCAGGGTTAAAAAAATTTGAAGATGCGTCGAAAGCGCTTGAATTAGGAATTATAATTGATAACGGCAAGAATGAAAACCTCACCTACACCAAAGAATTTCTAAGAAAAATTATAAAACTCTTTAGAACGCGAATTAAACTTTCAAGCAGCGTAATTTCTGAATTAATTAAAGATTGCGAAGACGCAATAGAAAAAAAAGAATATTGGTTCTCTTTGCATGTCTCAAGAAAACTTTTGGAGGAAGAAAGACTTGGAAGAGAAAAAATTGCTGTTGAGTTAATCGAATTGAAATCTATGTTCTACTTGTTTCAATATAAACCCGCACTTAAAAAAGCAATGGAATTGAAAAAGGATTTAAGTGATAATCCGCAGTTTAATTATATATACAACAGATTGCTAGTATTAACATCAGACAGCCATGAATACGATAATGCAGAGTTGGAATTGAAAAGAACTGGTGAATATGAAACATTAACAGCACACACAGAAAGTTACACACACGAAAAAGAACTCTTCAAAACCGATTCCATAGTTTATCCAAATAAATTTATAGATGTTTTTTCGTTAAAAGTTTTTAATGCCGATATTGAAAAAATTTCTTCTGAGAGAGAATATGTTTTGCAGTTCGACAATAAAATTAGAACAATAGGGGCAGAAATTATTTTCAATAATCCTTTTTTCGATATTTCAGATAAAAACTTTCCGTGCGCTGCAGTTTGGTACTTAAACGATTTTGAAATTTATAGAAATGAGTTTAGACTTAATGTTAAGAAAGACTGGGAATCAGTTATATTTGCTCAATACTGCGGCGATGAAGAAAAAAAGATTTGGAAAGTTGGTCAAGGCAAAGTAGAGGTTTATGTAAATAACTTTAAGGTATGTGAAAAGTGGTTTGGAATTGGTCACAGCATCATTTACGAACCAAGTTATAAAGAACATGAGGCAAATAAAGAAATCATCTCGAAAAAAGAAGAATTTTCTAATCAAAATCAAAAGCAAATCCCAGTAAAAAGCTTAAATGAATTGTTGAATGAACTTGATGAATACGTTGGATTAAATAGCATTAAGCGAGCTATCAGAGATATGATAAGTTTACTTGAATTTCAGAAAGAAAGGAGAAAACATGGGTTGAAATCTGATGAAAAAATAATTGTAAATGCAGTATTTACAGGAAATCCAGGTACAGGTAAAACCACAATAGCAAGGTTAATTGGGCAAATATTGTTTGCAATGGGTATACTTCCAAAAGGACAAGTTATAGAAGTAGACAGAGCAGCACTAGTTGGCCAATATATTGGTGAAACAGCCCAAAAAACCGAGAAAGTTATCAGCGATGCAATGGGTGGTGTTCTATTTATTGATGAAGCTTACACACTTGTAAAAAAAGGTGGCAGTACTCAGGATTTTGGTCAAGAAGCAATTGATATTCTTCTTAAAAGAATGGAAGACCATAAAGGTGATTTTGCTGTTATTGTTGCTGGCTACCCAGAAGAAATGAATGATTTCCTAAATTCTAATCCCGGCTTAAAATCAAGATTTAATTATACTTTTCATTTTGAAGATTACACGCCAGATGAACTTGTTACTATTTTTAAAAAATTATTAATTCGTGAAGATTATAAAATAACAAAAGAAGCAGAAGATGAAATTAAAAAAGAATTTATCTCTTTGTACCGCAACAGGGATAAATCATTTGGAAACGCAAGACTTACCTTAAAATTATTTGAAGAATGTAAAATTAATTTAAGTAAACGATGCCTGGCCCTTAACTCATCAGAAAGAACCAAAGAAGTTTTAACTACATTTACTTTAGATGATGTAAAAAATAGCCTTAAAAAAGAAAAAGCAAAAGAAGTACGACTGCCAATTAATGAAGAAGCATTAGAAGAAGCTCTTACCGAACTGCACAAAATGGTTGGCCTAAAGTCTATTAAAAAAGAAATAGAAGATGTTGTGAAACTTGCACGTTACTATTTGGATGAAGGTGAAGATGTAAAGGAAAAGTTTAATTCACACATTTTATTTTTGGGCAACCCAGGCACAGGCAAAACAACTGTTGCAAGAATTTTCAGCAAAATTTATTCTGCTTTAGGAATTTTAAGTAAGGGGCATTTAATAGAAACAGATAGAAGTGGCTTAGTAGCAGGTTACGTGGGACAAACTGCAGAGAAAACATCTGCATTAATTGATAAAGCCTTGGGCGGGACTTTATTTATCGATGAAGCTTATTCACTAATTAAACAAGAAAGTTCCGAAGGTGACTTCGGGAAAGAAGCAATTGATATACTGTTAAAAAGAATGGAGGATGATAGAGGTAAATTTCTTGTTATTGCTGCAGGTTATACCGATGAAATGGAAAAATTTGTTAATAGCAATCCGGGTATCAAATCTCGATTTAACAAATCTTTTATTTTCGACGACTATAATCCAGACGAACTTATGGAAATTGTTGATAGATATTTAGAAAAAGAAAAGAAGAAAATTACCAACGATGCCAAAAACGAATTATATAAATATTTTAACGAAATCTATAGAACAAGAGATAAAAAGTTTGGCAATGCAAGAATTGTAAGAAATATCTTTGAAACATTAAAAAACAAAATGTTTTTAAGAATTGCTGATCTGCCAAAGGATAAACGCACCGAAGAAATTATATCCACTATAACTCTCGACGATATTAAAGATTCGATAAGCTTTAAAGAACAAGCTAAAGAATATGAAGTAAAAGGTGACCCTCTTAAATTACAAGAATATATTGATGAATTAGATAAATTAATAGGTTTAGAAAATGTTAAACAGGGTATTTATAAATTAATAAGTGGACTTAAAGTTACTCAGCTGCGCAAAGAACGAGGGCTTCAGATTATTGAAAAAAATCTAAACTGCGTTTTTATGGGTAATCCTGGTACTGGCAAAACTACTGTCGCAAGACTAATGAGTAAAATATTCAAAGAACTTGGATTGCTGGAAAAAGGACACTTAATTGAAGTAGACAGATCAAACTTAGTGGCAGGTTATCAAGGACAAACAGCAATAAAAACTGACCAAGTAATTAAACAAGCACTTGGGGGTACTCTTTTTATTGACGAAGCTTATACCTTAGCTCGCGGAATAAATGATTACGGTCTAGAAGCTATTGATACTCTATTAAAAAGAATTGAAGACTATAACGGTCAATTGGCAGTTATTATCGCTGGATATACCGACGAAATGAAATTCTTTATTGAATCTAATCCTGGCCTGAAATCAAGATTCCCAAACTTATTTTTGTTCGAAGATTACACTCCACGACAACTTTTGTGTATAACTGCTGACATTGCAGAAACAAACGGTTACAAACTTGACGAGGGTGCATTACAAGCTTTCATGGATATTTTTAACGAACTTTATCTCTATCGTGATAGAACCTTTGGTAACGCTAGGACAGCCAGAAATTTATTCTATCAAGCAGTAAGCAATCAAGAAGAAAGAATATCCAAACTGAAAAATTATAGTGATGAGGACTTAATTACTATTACTTTAAGTGATGTTCAATCTATTGACATAAAAGCTCACATCTAA
- a CDS encoding SDR family NAD(P)-dependent oxidoreductase: MKKYNGWVLVTGASSGIGREFAIRFAKEGYDVIILARRLDRLTKLAQEIQAKFNVKCLIANVDLGEINFLEKLLTTIGEREVAVLVNNAGFGSTGEFIRCDSQREINMLKVNCIAPLILTHHFAKKMAEKKNGLIIFVGSVVGYQPTPLMSTYSATKSFNIFLGNALWWELKKHSVDVLTVNPGGTETEFQRIASSPIGFKPRKPSDVVNTTFNAIGKKFNVVDGLLNKFQTSLTKLIPRRILINLIGFISSWLYKSM, encoded by the coding sequence TTGAAAAAATATAATGGCTGGGTTTTAGTTACAGGTGCTTCTTCTGGAATTGGCAGAGAATTCGCTATTAGATTTGCTAAAGAGGGTTATGATGTTATTATTTTAGCGCGTCGACTTGATCGCTTGACAAAACTTGCCCAAGAAATTCAAGCCAAATTTAATGTTAAGTGTTTGATAGCAAATGTTGATTTGGGCGAGATTAATTTTCTTGAAAAGCTATTAACAACAATAGGCGAAAGAGAAGTAGCTGTTTTAGTTAATAACGCAGGCTTTGGTTCGACAGGTGAATTTATTAGGTGTGATTCCCAAAGAGAAATTAATATGCTCAAGGTAAATTGTATTGCACCTTTAATTTTAACACATCACTTCGCTAAGAAAATGGCAGAAAAGAAAAATGGATTGATAATTTTTGTTGGGTCGGTGGTTGGCTACCAGCCTACACCTTTAATGTCAACTTACTCGGCAACAAAATCTTTTAATATTTTTTTAGGTAATGCACTTTGGTGGGAATTGAAAAAACATAGTGTAGACGTGTTGACTGTTAACCCAGGCGGCACAGAAACTGAATTCCAAAGAATTGCATCCTCCCCAATAGGTTTTAAACCAAGGAAACCATCTGATGTTGTAAATACTACTTTTAATGCTATCGGTAAAAAGTTTAATGTAGTAGATGGACTGTTGAATAAGTTTCAAACATCACTCACCAAATTAATCCCTAGAAGAATCTTGATAAATTTAATTGGGTTTATTTCTAGTTGGCTTTATAAAAGTATGTAA
- a CDS encoding M64 family metallopeptidase, with amino-acid sequence MKRLFIVFLFATSVYAQIEFNKYFLPKTLRLDYYHNGDKNTEVVSFDKLIEEPYWGGSYKNLVDTLKYGNYYLHVYDDSTGTEIYSRGFSDLFQEWQTTEEAKHVFRSMQGSVVMPFPKNKIRIQIDRRNRKNIFEKKFEYTVDPKSYFIIKEQKVKYPSFRVLYSGLSEKKLDIVIVPEGYTKEEMSKFKEDCKKFVGYLFSYSPFKEFKNKFNIWGIEAPSIEDGTDIPGENVWKNTLLNSHFYTFGSERYLMTTDYFLVRDVASNAPYDQIFILVNTSKYGGGAVYNYYTLSAIDNRLSKQIIVHEFGHGLAGLADEYGNDNTYQDMYPTDVEPWEPNLTTLVNFSSKWEKLIKPGTPIPTPPTEKYKNTIGVFEGGGYVEKGVYRPTLNSIMNSFSSNEFNEVCKLAIIKIIDFYTN; translated from the coding sequence ATGAAAAGGCTTTTTATTGTATTTTTATTTGCAACTTCCGTTTATGCTCAGATTGAATTCAATAAGTACTTTTTACCAAAAACTTTACGCCTCGATTACTATCATAACGGCGATAAAAATACAGAGGTAGTTTCTTTCGATAAACTTATTGAAGAACCTTACTGGGGCGGCTCTTATAAAAACTTAGTCGATACACTAAAATATGGCAATTATTATTTGCATGTATATGATGATTCTACTGGAACTGAAATTTACTCTCGAGGCTTTTCAGATTTATTTCAAGAATGGCAAACTACTGAAGAAGCTAAACATGTTTTTAGGTCTATGCAAGGCTCAGTTGTAATGCCATTCCCTAAAAATAAAATACGAATTCAAATTGATAGAAGAAATCGTAAAAATATTTTTGAAAAAAAATTTGAATATACTGTTGACCCGAAAAGTTATTTTATAATAAAAGAACAAAAGGTAAAATATCCTTCTTTTAGAGTATTGTATTCTGGACTATCTGAAAAAAAACTTGACATAGTTATAGTTCCAGAAGGTTATACTAAAGAAGAAATGAGCAAATTCAAAGAGGATTGTAAAAAATTTGTTGGATACTTATTCTCTTATTCACCTTTTAAAGAATTCAAAAACAAATTTAACATTTGGGGAATTGAAGCTCCTTCAATTGAAGATGGAACAGATATACCTGGAGAAAATGTTTGGAAAAATACTCTTCTAAATTCACATTTTTATACTTTTGGTAGCGAGCGTTATTTAATGACGACAGATTATTTTCTTGTGAGAGATGTTGCTTCTAATGCACCATACGACCAAATATTTATTTTAGTGAATACATCAAAATACGGGGGAGGAGCAGTCTATAATTATTATACTCTCTCGGCTATTGATAACAGACTTTCCAAGCAAATTATAGTACATGAATTTGGTCATGGTTTAGCTGGACTAGCAGACGAATACGGAAATGATAATACATACCAAGATATGTATCCAACCGATGTTGAACCTTGGGAACCCAATTTAACAACGTTGGTTAACTTTTCCTCTAAATGGGAAAAGTTAATTAAACCTGGCACCCCAATTCCCACACCACCCACAGAAAAATACAAAAATACTATTGGCGTTTTTGAGGGAGGCGGTTATGTGGAAAAAGGTGTTTATAGACCAACACTAAACAGTATAATGAATTCATTTTCTTCTAATGAATTCAATGAAGTGTGTAAATTAGCCATCATAAAAATTATTGATTTTTATACAAATTGA
- a CDS encoding 4a-hydroxytetrahydrobiopterin dehydratase — translation MKVLSEKELKEKLKLLNGWDYFNGSLQKEFTKINFVDALTFILKIGFEAEKLDHHPDLQLHSWNKVKVILSTHSAGGVTENDFKLAEIIEKI, via the coding sequence TTGAAAGTCCTATCCGAAAAAGAGCTTAAAGAAAAATTAAAACTACTGAACGGATGGGATTATTTTAACGGTTCACTCCAAAAAGAATTTACTAAAATTAATTTTGTTGATGCACTTACTTTTATCTTAAAAATTGGTTTTGAAGCAGAAAAATTAGACCATCACCCAGATTTACAACTACATTCATGGAATAAAGTAAAAGTAATTTTATCCACCCACAGTGCAGGTGGCGTTACAGAAAATGATTTCAAACTTGCCGAGATTATTGAAAAAATTTAA
- a CDS encoding PP2C family protein-serine/threonine phosphatase, with product MDQKRLYRTIETAASKNFVNEKELLSEVVKQIVESDLINVTGGRVWKLDPVNKQYKLLFQTGKVAKIPENYTLNVNDYPVLSRITSERTILADETDSTLISKGIFRYSASGVGRKIKIDGSKYYEYLLAVNSPVIDEDLRYTLNIVATVLTSKLNERFLSLSQKKLISDIDKAKQLQRSILPEHEYHFKSYEIFGVTIPAETVGGDFYDYLKIGDEDDRLGIAVGDAASKGLAAAAEAMYISGALRMATTFQMKIAPMMKRLNQLINKIFSDDRFTSLFYGELSIDKKGLFLYVNAGHNPPIFYNRENDSFTYLQPTGPLIGPVPNSRFETDSINFSNGDILVIYTDGITESANEKYEMYETKRLEEIIKKTVDLSPKEIATAILDDVIKFTTNESRYQDDKTVVVIKRKG from the coding sequence ATGGACCAAAAAAGATTATACAGAACTATTGAAACGGCTGCATCAAAAAATTTTGTTAACGAAAAAGAACTGCTGTCTGAAGTAGTAAAACAAATTGTTGAAAGTGATTTAATAAATGTTACAGGTGGAAGAGTTTGGAAATTGGACCCTGTTAATAAACAATACAAACTATTGTTCCAAACCGGAAAAGTTGCAAAGATACCTGAGAATTACACATTAAATGTAAACGATTATCCTGTCCTATCAAGAATTACAAGCGAAAGGACAATATTAGCCGATGAAACCGATTCAACCTTAATTAGTAAAGGGATATTTCGATACTCAGCTTCTGGCGTTGGGCGAAAAATTAAAATTGATGGCAGTAAATATTATGAATACCTGCTTGCTGTTAATAGCCCAGTAATAGATGAAGACTTAAGATACACATTAAACATTGTTGCAACTGTCTTAACCTCAAAATTAAATGAAAGATTTTTGTCTCTTTCACAAAAAAAATTAATTTCTGATATAGATAAAGCAAAACAACTGCAGCGCAGCATTTTACCAGAGCATGAATATCATTTTAAAAGTTATGAAATATTTGGTGTCACTATACCAGCTGAAACAGTTGGAGGTGATTTTTACGACTATTTGAAAATAGGTGATGAAGACGATAGGCTTGGTATTGCAGTTGGCGATGCTGCGTCGAAAGGATTGGCAGCAGCTGCAGAAGCAATGTACATTTCCGGCGCTTTGAGAATGGCAACTACTTTTCAAATGAAAATTGCACCTATGATGAAAAGATTGAATCAATTAATCAATAAAATTTTTAGCGATGACCGCTTTACTTCTTTGTTTTATGGTGAGTTGTCAATAGATAAAAAGGGATTGTTCCTTTACGTCAATGCAGGCCATAACCCACCAATATTTTATAATAGGGAAAACGATTCTTTCACTTACTTGCAGCCAACTGGGCCATTAATTGGTCCAGTACCTAATTCAAGATTTGAAACTGACAGTATTAATTTTAGCAATGGTGATATTCTAGTTATATATACTGATGGAATAACAGAATCGGCTAATGAAAAATATGAAATGTACGAGACTAAGCGACTGGAAGAAATAATTAAGAAAACTGTTGACCTTTCTCCTAAAGAAATTGCCACTGCCATCTTAGATGACGTAATTAAATTTACAACAAATGAAAGTCGTTACCAAGATGATAAAACAGTAGTTGTTATAAAAAGAAAAGGTTGA